The Gemmatimonadota bacterium region CAGGCCGCGTCACGGGTTACCACTGCTGGGTGAACTTCCACCTTCCCGGCGCGGGCTGGATTCCCGCGGATGCCTCCGAAGCGCGCAAGCACCCCGGCCAGCGTGACTTCCTCTTCGGAAATCTCCGCCCGGACAGGATTCGCTTCTCCGTCGGCCGGGATCTGGAGCTTGGCAAGGGACACACCACGGGACCATTGAACTTCTTCATCTACCCGCATGTGGAAGTGGCCGGGAAGATCTACGAGGGCGTCACCACGCGGTTTGCGTTTGAGGAGCGACACGCGACCACCCCGTGAGCCCCGCGTTCCCCGGGAACCGCGCGCCGCACACTCCGCCCCGTTCTCCGGGAGCCGGGCGTGATGCGCGGCGCCGCACACTCCGCCCGCTACTGCACATACCCGAGCGCACGAAGCCTCTCCAGCGATTCCGGATCGAGCGCCACCGGCCGGTCTCCCGCGGGTTCCGCCGCGCCTCGCAAGGTGGTGAGCCACTCCACGGCCTGCCGGGCCATCTCCGCCGCACGCGCCGGTTCTTCCACCGCCAGATTCACCTGTTCGCCGGGATCCTCATCGGGGCGAATCAGCAGCGTGTCCGCCGGTCCATGCCCGGCGTAGTCGCGGACGATCACCTTGGCCCCGCCCGCGTACATCGCCACCTCTCCCCGAACCGCCTCATCCGCGAGCACTTCCGGCTTGAGCCGATCCTCCAGCCGAATCAGGTGCGCGAAGATCGGCCGGTCGTCTCCCTCGCGAAGAAGACTCCGCCCTTCGACGCCCGCGGGAAGTCTCGCGCCTGCCAGCTCCGCGAAGGTCGGGAGAATGTCGAGCGAGGTGACCCGATCCGTCCGAAGAACGCCGCCTTCCCCGCCGGGCAGGCGCACAAGAAGCGGCACGCGAAGCGTCTCGGCCCACAACCCGTTTCCGTGCCCCATCTTTCCGTGTTCGCGGAACTCCTCGCCATGGTCGGCCACGACCACCACACCCGCTCGATTCAGCACCCCCTGCGCTTCCAGTTCCGCGAGGATTCGCCCGAAGAAGTGGTCCGCCGCGCGGATGTCTCTCGCGTACCTCGCGAATGCGCGCGTTCCGCGAAGCGACGAATCGCCGCGGGTCATTCCCGGGATCGCCGCGAAGGGTGCGCGCGGACGATACGGCGCGTGTGGATCGTTCGGGTGGATGTAGAGAAAGAGCGGGGCGTCCGTCCGGTCCGCGATCCAGTCCCGGAAGGTCGTGTGGATGGCCTCGCTCGTGCCGCTGGGATCCGACCGTGTCCACCCCGATGGAATGCGTCCCCCCGGCGACACCGCGCGCCACCGATCGAAGAGCGCACCGGGTTCGAAGACCACATCGAAGCCCCGCTCCAGCCCGGCGGCGCGCCCCGCGTTCGGGTTGGTCACGAAGGCGACCGTGAAGTAGCCGCGCTCCCGGAGAACTTCGGCAAGGGTGGGAATGGACGCGGGGAGGGTCGCGTGTTCGTGCTGGACGCCGTGGGCCGGGCCGGATCGCGAGGTCAGAATGGACGCCGCTGCGGGACGCGTCCAACTGGAGGCGGAGATGCACTCGCGAAAGAGAACGGCCCGCCGGGAGAATGCCCCCAGCGCGGGAGAGGTTCGTCCGGGGTAGCCATACGGCTCCAGAAGATCGGAACGCAGCGTGTCGATCTCGTAGAGAACGAGAGGCGGGAGCGTTCCCGCACCGTGCGCAATGACCGGGGCGCCCCAGTAGACAAAGCCGTCGCCTTCGCCGGCGGTCACGACCAGCGCAATCTCCCGCCCGCCGAACTGAGCGAGGTCCGCGCCCGCCGCTTCCCACGCGCGGGGGCGTGCGGGGACCCCCTCGTGGAGGACGACCGCCGGTGCGCCCGGAAGGGCCGCCGTGATGCGAAGTCCGGGCGGAATCCGCCCTTCGTTCGCAACCAGGAATCGCAGTCGCCCCGACTCGGGCAGGCGAACCGAAAACGACGCGTCCATTCCGGCCGGAAACGCGACCGACGCGGCCTCGATGCCCCCGAAGGCGCGCCTGAGAGCGCCCCCGGTCCGCGAAGCCGCCAACTCTTCCCGGGTGACGATCCGGAGCGACTCGACCCGGAGCGCCCCGGAAGGGCCGTCCCATTCCGCCGAGAGGAGAACCCGGTCGATTTCGCCGTCCACA contains the following coding sequences:
- a CDS encoding sulfatase encodes the protein MLHCRVLFSEERSVRCAVSSALSLITASAILASSCSRAPHEPPAAPGVIHLAERAAAALAERTEGAAGSIRTGLAWTFPADSAGWSAVAGEVSAADSSIVLSGGRKGAVLAGPRGCALRVGDVAEIEVRAELSDGEYFGVYWDPPDGEHARRVVAGLSRSVPGGATRSHGTRIRAAAGRMQVYRIAVPAAWDVDGEIDRVLLSAEWDGPSGALRVESLRIVTREELAASRTGGALRRAFGGIEAASVAFPAGMDASFSVRLPESGRLRFLVANEGRIPPGLRITAALPGAPAVVLHEGVPARPRAWEAAGADLAQFGGREIALVVTAGEGDGFVYWGAPVIAHGAGTLPPLVLYEIDTLRSDLLEPYGYPGRTSPALGAFSRRAVLFRECISASSWTRPAAASILTSRSGPAHGVQHEHATLPASIPTLAEVLRERGYFTVAFVTNPNAGRAAGLERGFDVVFEPGALFDRWRAVSPGGRIPSGWTRSDPSGTSEAIHTTFRDWIADRTDAPLFLYIHPNDPHAPYRPRAPFAAIPGMTRGDSSLRGTRAFARYARDIRAADHFFGRILAELEAQGVLNRAGVVVVADHGEEFREHGKMGHGNGLWAETLRVPLLVRLPGGEGGVLRTDRVTSLDILPTFAELAGARLPAGVEGRSLLREGDDRPIFAHLIRLEDRLKPEVLADEAVRGEVAMYAGGAKVIVRDYAGHGPADTLLIRPDEDPGEQVNLAVEEPARAAEMARQAVEWLTTLRGAAEPAGDRPVALDPESLERLRALGYVQ